The DNA sequence GAGGACCCCTTCACCCAGTCGCTGCGCTGCTACAGCCCCGCCGACCTGCGCCTGCTGCTGCCGGGCACGGGGCTGACGCTGGCGGAGGTGTGGCCGGGTGGGTCGTACGACCCAGAGGCGGGGGTGTACCACCCGGAGGTTTCCCTGGGCGAGGCGATGACCTTCGCGGCGGTCCTCACACCCGCCTGAGCCTCTACCAGTGCCGCGTGTCGTGGGCGGGTTCTTCCGCCAGGAGCCACAGGTTGCGGCCCTGCCGGGCGGCGTCGCGCTGGGCGTCGAGGAGCACGGCCTCCAGCTCGGCGCCGAGGTTTTTGTGCCGCTTGCGGAAGTGGGCGTAGTCGCACAGCACGAGGGCGAAACGGGTGGGGCGGGCTTCCGGGTCGGTGAGCACGTCGTAGAGGGCGTCCCAGTTGCGCCCGAAGCTCTCGCTGAGCGCCAGGCCGCGCAGCAGGGCGAGCATCAGGCTGTCCTTGTCACGGACCCCCGAGAGGTCCACCTCGCGCACGGCCACCCGATACCCGGCGGCGATCATGCGCGGGTCGTGGGGGGCGGGCTGAATCCCTTCGGGGGGGGCGTTGAACACGTTGATCACGGCAGGATTCTCCTGAACGACGAGTAGTGGTCGCCCGTGTAGTAACACTCGCCCACGCTGCGCGTCTGCCCGCCGCAGACGATCCGCCGCGCGCCCCGGTCGTTCTCGCCGGGGGTGGGCACGGTGTACTCGCGGTAGTAGCCCCGGTTGCGCCGCGGCAGCAGGCCCTCGCGGTTGCCGAAGGTGCTGCCGTCCTTGGCGTGGGGAAAGGGACCGCCCGCCCGGATCAGGGTCAGGGTGCGGCGGGCCTCGCGCGGGAGCCCCTGCGCGGCGACAAAGGGCAAGCCGCTCTGCGGGTCACGGGGAGGCTGGGTTGTGGTCCGGGCCGTCTGAAGCTGCGCCCCTGAGTCCTGCCCCGACCCCGGCGGCGAACAGCCGAGCAGCAGCGCACCGAGGACGACGGGCCGCAGGAAACGCAACGGAGCGGGTAAGCTCATCGGCACGAGTCTAGAGCGCCCCGCGCCGGCCCGTCTTCCCCCTTCCCGAAGGCCCCCCTCAGGTCACCTCATCCAGCCAGGCGAGCAGCCCCGGCAGCAGCGGGACGAGCCCCTTGTACGCCACCTGCTCGGGTGTCATGGTCCGCAGCGCGGCGGCGAGGGCGCGGGCGTGCGCGGGGTCGGCCACCGCCTCCCGCAGCGGGTAGACGTAGGGCCGGATGGTGAAGAGGGCGCCCTGAGCTTCCGGAAACCCCGTCAGCGTCTGCCGCTCCACCCGCAGGAAGGCCCGGTCCGGATCGAAGCGGGTCTGGGGGGCGCGGTCGGCACTCCGCGGCGCGGCGGGGTGGTGGTCGAGGCGGTCACTCATGGCGACCCCCCAGGCGAAGCGGACGAAGGGACCCCGGTTGACCACCGCGTCCACCAGCCGGGGCGCGGTCGCGTTCATCGGCCCGCTTCCGGCGACGGGCTCGTGCACGGCCACGAAGTCCCGCCCCAGCTTCTCTCGCGGGTCCCAGTGCTGCGGCGAGAGGACGTGCAGGGCCACCACCCAGTCCCCACCTTCCGGACGGCGGGCGACGAGGGCGAGGTCTTCGGGAGCGTTCAGCCCCAGGAAGTCGAGCGCGTTCACCGGCGTCAGGTCGGCGATCAGGGGGGCGAGGGGCGCGTCGAAGTGCCGCAGGTTCTCCACCGCACCCCAGCGCGGGTCGAGGTCCGCCACCCAGCCGAGCGCGTGGTTGGTGAATGTCCGCCCGTCCCAGGTCAGCACGCCGCCGCTCCCCTCGGCGAGCGTCCGGGCGACGAAGGACAGGGCTGCTTCTCGCAGCTCGGGCGTCAGGGCCGCCTCCCCCGTGTACTCGTGAAGCGCGCGACGGTGGGCGGCGGCTTTACTCTCCACGAAGTGCGGGTACTCGCGGTCGAGGGCGAAGGTGTGCGCCTCCACGACCGCGCCCGCCTCCGGTCCCACCCACGGGACCCCCTGCTCTCCCAGCCGGTACAGCCCCGCCGAGACGGTGTAGCGCCCGGTCAGGAAGGGGCGGTAGAGGGTCGGGGGCGAGTCGAACACGCGTTTAGTCTCTCAAATGGCGAGGGGCGGAAGGGACACAAGTTCACCCTCCCGCCCTTCCGACCCCTTGTCCTGCGTCCAGGCGACCGCCCTACGCCAGGCTGCCGTTGCTCATCGTCCCGGTGGCGATCAGGATCAGGATCAGGATGCCGACCACCACGCGGTACACGGCGAAGCCCTTGAAGTTGTTCGTGGACACGAAACGCAGCAGCCAGCCGATGGCGAGGTACGCGACCACGAAGCTCGTGACGGCCCCCAGCAGCACGTTGAGGAGGCCGATCTGCGCGAGGATGTCGCGGCTGCGGATGAAGTCGAGCAGGGCCGCGCCGCCCAGGGTGGGCACCCCCAGGTAAAAGGAGAACTGGGTCGCCGTCGGGCGGTCGAGGCCCATCAGCATGCCGCCCAGGATCGAACTCGCCGAGCGCGAGAAGCCCGGCCACAACAGGGCGAGACACTGCACCGCCCCGATCAGGAAAGAGCGCCGCACGCCGATCTCCTTGATGCCGTGGACGTTCGGCGTCACGCGGCGGCTCTCGATCAACCACATCAGGACGCCGCCCACGATCAATGCCCAGGCCACCACGCTCGGGCGGAAGAGGGCCGCCTTGATCGCGTCCCCGAAGAGCAGGCCGAGGACCACGGCGGGGATGCAGGCGGCGGCCACGCCCAGCCACAGCCGCTGGGTGGGCCGGTCGTGCCCGATGTCGCGTCCCTGTTGCAAGAAGTCGCGCCAGTAGTACGCCAGGACCGCCAGGATCGCGCCCCCCTGGATCACCACCTCGAAGGTGTCCTTGACCTCCTTGGGCCAGGGCACGCCCATCAGGTTCCCGACGACGATCAGGTGCCCGGTCGAGCTGATCGGCAAAAACTCGGTGATGCCCTCCACGATCCCGTAAACGATGGCGTAAAACCAATCCATAATCCGGGGGAGCGTAGCACTTCCGCCCTTGCGTCAGCCTCACCCCAAAGGGGGACACTGGACCCGTGCCCTTCGACGCCTACCTGCGCCGCTGGAATCTCGCTCCCGACGGCGAGCCCCTCCACACGAACAGCAGCGACCTGTTGCCCGTGCGGTTCGCGGGAGAGCCAGCGATGCTCAAGGTCGCCCGCATCGACGAGGAACGGGTCGGCAACGGGTTGATGGTCTGGTGGAACGGGCAGGGAGCGGCCCGCGTCCTGCGGCACGACGAGGAAGCGGTCCTCTTGGAGCGGGTGGAGGGCGACCTCTCCCTCGCGGACATGGTTCAGGCCGGGCAGGACGACGAGGCGAGCCGGATTCTGTGCGGGGCGGTGGCCGTGCTGCACGAGTCGCGCGCCCAGTCCTGGCCGGACCTGCCGCCCCTGGAGCGGTGGTTTCGTTCGCTGGAGGAGATGGCACCTCAGGTGGGCGGGGTGCTGTCGCTGGCCCTGGAGACGGCACAGCACCTCTTCCGCGACCCCCGCGACGTGCGGCCCCTGCACGGCGACCTCCACCACGGCAACGTCCTCCACAGCCGCGAGCGGGGCTGGCTGGCGATTGACCCCAAGGGACTCATCGGCGAGCGCGGTTTCGACTACGCCAACCTTTTTTGCAACCCGGACTTGAACTTTGCCGCGACCCCAGGACGCCTCGCCCGCCAGGCCTTCATCGTCTCGGAGTCGGCAGGACTCGACCGGCGGCGCCTCCTCCAGTGGATTTTCGCCTACGCCGGGCTGTCGGCAGCCTGGCACCTGGAGGACGAGGAACCCAATCTCGCCGATCACACGGTCGAAATTGCCCGCATCGCCGCCGCCGAACTCGGCTTCTGACCTGCTATACTCCGCGTTTGGGTGCCCCCGTGACCCCTGCCCGCGCGTGCTGGAACGTCGTGCGCGGGCCTGGCCGAGCGAGCGCCGACCCTGGAAATGGGCGAGGCGTGCGGCTGGCGCGAGGACGGCAAACTTTTTCCCGACCAACGTTCAGGAGTTTTAATGTCGTACATCAGCATGAAGCAGCTTCTCGAGGCGGGCGTGCACTTCGGGCACGAGACCAAGCGCTGGAACCCCAAGTTCAAGCGCTTCATCTTCGCGGAGC is a window from the Deinococcus planocerae genome containing:
- a CDS encoding barstar family protein, with translation MINVFNAPPEGIQPAPHDPRMIAAGYRVAVREVDLSGVRDKDSLMLALLRGLALSESFGRNWDALYDVLTDPEARPTRFALVLCDYAHFRKRHKNLGAELEAVLLDAQRDAARQGRNLWLLAEEPAHDTRHW
- a CDS encoding ribonuclease domain-containing protein; translated protein: MSLPAPLRFLRPVVLGALLLGCSPPGSGQDSGAQLQTARTTTQPPRDPQSGLPFVAAQGLPREARRTLTLIRAGGPFPHAKDGSTFGNREGLLPRRNRGYYREYTVPTPGENDRGARRIVCGGQTRSVGECYYTGDHYSSFRRILP
- a CDS encoding heme-dependent oxidative N-demethylase subunit alpha family protein, which codes for MFDSPPTLYRPFLTGRYTVSAGLYRLGEQGVPWVGPEAGAVVEAHTFALDREYPHFVESKAAAHRRALHEYTGEAALTPELREAALSFVARTLAEGSGGVLTWDGRTFTNHALGWVADLDPRWGAVENLRHFDAPLAPLIADLTPVNALDFLGLNAPEDLALVARRPEGGDWVVALHVLSPQHWDPREKLGRDFVAVHEPVAGSGPMNATAPRLVDAVVNRGPFVRFAWGVAMSDRLDHHPAAPRSADRAPQTRFDPDRAFLRVERQTLTGFPEAQGALFTIRPYVYPLREAVADPAHARALAAALRTMTPEQVAYKGLVPLLPGLLAWLDEVT
- a CDS encoding undecaprenyl-diphosphate phosphatase — its product is MDWFYAIVYGIVEGITEFLPISSTGHLIVVGNLMGVPWPKEVKDTFEVVIQGGAILAVLAYYWRDFLQQGRDIGHDRPTQRLWLGVAAACIPAVVLGLLFGDAIKAALFRPSVVAWALIVGGVLMWLIESRRVTPNVHGIKEIGVRRSFLIGAVQCLALLWPGFSRSASSILGGMLMGLDRPTATQFSFYLGVPTLGGAALLDFIRSRDILAQIGLLNVLLGAVTSFVVAYLAIGWLLRFVSTNNFKGFAVYRVVVGILILILIATGTMSNGSLA
- a CDS encoding aminoglycoside phosphotransferase family protein; translation: MPFDAYLRRWNLAPDGEPLHTNSSDLLPVRFAGEPAMLKVARIDEERVGNGLMVWWNGQGAARVLRHDEEAVLLERVEGDLSLADMVQAGQDDEASRILCGAVAVLHESRAQSWPDLPPLERWFRSLEEMAPQVGGVLSLALETAQHLFRDPRDVRPLHGDLHHGNVLHSRERGWLAIDPKGLIGERGFDYANLFCNPDLNFAATPGRLARQAFIVSESAGLDRRRLLQWIFAYAGLSAAWHLEDEEPNLADHTVEIARIAAAELGF